The Natrinema caseinilyticum sequence GAGGAGGATATCGACGGCGTCACCAGCGTCTCTGGGACAACCGAGCCAGAGCTCGTCGTCTATGGGGGATTCGAGACCGGCTACGATTTCCGGGGGACACAGACGCTGTGGGCGAAACCGATCCTCTACTTCCCCGAGACCGGGACTATCGTCCCTGACACGGGCAAGCGGTACACTCGCCGTCACTACGGTCGGGCCACCGACGCCGACCACGAACGGGCGAACAACAGAGTTCCGATCAACGAGTGGTGGAAGGCGATCTATGACGACATCGCCGACCGCCTGGTGAGAGTCGATTTGGCGATCCGAAGAACGCGGGCCATCGCCTACGACTTCGACGACCTTCCGTTCGATGCGGCTACCTGCTACCGCTACTGGGGCGTCGCCAACAGGTACGCCGAGGCCGCTGCGGACCGAGCCACGACGCTGGCGTCTCCATCGTCGCGACCAACCGTGTACAATCTCCAGCTCTCCCTGTTGATCGCACTCCTCGACGAGTACGAAGGTTCCTGGGCGTCGAATACTCATCAAGAGTACCTCGAGGTCGCTGGCGAACTGCTTCGAAAACCAGCGATGATGATTCAACTGGCGATGAAAGAACACGACCGGCAAGCCGACGAACCCGATGAACGTGTCCTGCCAGCCAACCAGCAGACGCTCAGCGACGCACTCGAAGACGTTGTCGATATTCCTGGCATCGAGGTGGATACAGAAGCGAATCTCACTGACGGAGCCGCTCAGCGACTACACGACCGGGTTCAGCACCGCCTCGACGACATCGAAGGCTCGTCTTGAGGCTGGTATTTATCAGCCCGAAAGCGGGCGACGGGGCTCCTAACAGAGTCTCGCATACGCACTATGTCTTCATCAGAACCCGACTCGACGATCGACTCGCCAGAACCGCTCGTCGTCCTTTCGCACCTGGTGCATCGCCTCCTCAAGCGCGAGGGCGGGACGGTCCCGGTCGAACGCGTTACGCTTCGAGTCTGTGATTACGTCGATATCGGTGAGCAAGAGGCCGCCGATCTCCTCGATGCTGGAGCAGCGGATGGGACGTTCACGCTCAACCGGGGGTCTGGTGGGAGCACGACAATCGTCGGCGTCTCTCCACAGGGTCCAGAACCGCCCGTGATTACGGAAGCGTTCGGTGGTCCCGCTGGCGCGTCTGCGGGTGACGATTTCGAAATTCTCGATGTCGTCACCGAAAGCATTGCGACTGCACTCAGAGAAGCAGGCTACACGACGTTCACCGAGCTAGTCGACGCGGAAGTCGCTGAGCTTGCGAATCTGACTGGCACGCTAACAGAGAGCCGAGCAGAAGCGATTATTCAGGCCGCTCCTCGGCACGTTCCGGTCGGTGTGTGGCTTTCGCGAGCTGCCGACGCCCGGTACTCCCAATGCCTTGATGAAACTGGGAGGCACGGTGTCGCTCGAGTCCGCGACATTACGACTGCCAACGAACCCGTAGGGGAACCACGCTACCGCACGGATGGCTTGTCGCCTGATGCCGTCGACGTACAGTACGTGTCCGATATCGGGCGGAATGCACAGGATCCTGTCCCAACAGGCCTCCACATCCTCGATAACCCTGACCATCCTGACGTACCGAAGGCAGCGACACATCCTGACGCCGGTGATGACGCCCTCCCAGTCGACGAAGCGGGCGACGTCGTCCCGCCAGCAGTTCCGACCGAACCACGGCTTCAACTTCCGCTGGACGAACTGCTCGCGAAGAAACTCGCTCGTGGGCTGGTTCCAGTTCGGATTGTTGGCCCTCGAGGCTCCGGGAAGAACTATCTGGTCAAGTACCTGTGTCACCGGACGAATCGGGGCTACGTCTCGGTAGACTGTGACGAGGCAACCCACACGGAGGATCTCTTCGGACCGCTCACCCCCACCGAGGACGGGCTAATTGCACCGCGGAACGGTCCCGCAAAGCAAGCGCTTCTGAACGGGTCGGTGCTAGTGCTCAATGAGTTTCCAGTGATGCGAGCCGGCGCCGCGATGTCTCTACACCGCCTGCTCAATGAGGGGAAACTCCTCGTGAAGGCCCACGGTGAGTTGGTCGAACCTCATCCGTCTGCGCGAATTGTGATTACGATGAACCCACCGACCAGGGAGTACCGTGATTCGGAACCGATGAACTCGGCTACTCGTGGCCGGTTCCGAGCGCTGGAGCAACCCTACATCCAAGACGTCGAGGAAGAGATCGCCACGCTGGATGCGCAGGTGAACGCTGGTCACGAGGTCGTGGACCGTGGGACGCTCAGGAAGATTGTGCAGTTTGCTCATCAAACCCGGCATAACGAGAGCTGGCCGACGCTCTCGACACGAAATCTGACGATTCTCTGTGAGCACATCGAAGACGGTGCCTCACCGAAGGCAGCGGTCAAGAACGAAGTTTGGGCGGTTGCCGAGCCGAATCAGTATCCCGAGGACGTCTACGAAACACTAAA is a genomic window containing:
- a CDS encoding AAA family ATPase — its product is MSSSEPDSTIDSPEPLVVLSHLVHRLLKREGGTVPVERVTLRVCDYVDIGEQEAADLLDAGAADGTFTLNRGSGGSTTIVGVSPQGPEPPVITEAFGGPAGASAGDDFEILDVVTESIATALREAGYTTFTELVDAEVAELANLTGTLTESRAEAIIQAAPRHVPVGVWLSRAADARYSQCLDETGRHGVARVRDITTANEPVGEPRYRTDGLSPDAVDVQYVSDIGRNAQDPVPTGLHILDNPDHPDVPKAATHPDAGDDALPVDEAGDVVPPAVPTEPRLQLPLDELLAKKLARGLVPVRIVGPRGSGKNYLVKYLCHRTNRGYVSVDCDEATHTEDLFGPLTPTEDGLIAPRNGPAKQALLNGSVLVLNEFPVMRAGAAMSLHRLLNEGKLLVKAHGELVEPHPSARIVITMNPPTREYRDSEPMNSATRGRFRALEQPYIQDVEEEIATLDAQVNAGHEVVDRGTLRKIVQFAHQTRHNESWPTLSTRNLTILCEHIEDGASPKAAVKNEVWAVAEPNQYPEDVYETLNDYL